One stretch of Astatotilapia calliptera chromosome 3, fAstCal1.2, whole genome shotgun sequence DNA includes these proteins:
- the cldn7a gene encoding claudin-7-A encodes MANSGIQLLGFFLSLIGIVGLIIGTILPQWKMSAYIGDNIITAVAMYQGLWMSCAFQSTGQLQCKIYDSILQLDSSLQATRALMIVGIIVSIAGLGVACMGMKCTTCGGSDRLRKARIAMTGGIILLVGGLCAIVACSWFAHNVIRAFYNPYTPVNTKFEFGAAIFIAWGGSLLDVLGGAMLAASCPRKKQVSKYPAIGSTRSGPPSSTKEYV; translated from the exons ATGGCCAACTCCGGGATCCAGCTGCTGGGATTTTTCCTATCATTAATAGGTATTGTCGGTCTGATCATCGGGACTATCCTGCCGCAATGGAAGATGTCCGCGTACATCGGAGACAACATCATCACAGCTGTAGCCATGTACCAGGGACTCTGGATGTCGTGCGCTTTCCAAAGTACCGGGCAGCTCCAGTGTAAAATCTACGACTCCATCCTTCAGCTCGACA GTTCGCTCCAGGCCACTCGTGCCCTGATGATAGTTGGCATCATTGTTTCCATTGCAGGTCTGGGTGTAGCCTGCATGGGAATGAAGTGCACCACTTGTGGAGGAAGTGACAGACTACGCAAGGCCCGCATTGCCATGACAGGAGGCATCATCCTGTTAGTGGGAG GGCTGTGTGCTATCGTAGCGTGCTCCTGGTTTGCTCACAATGTCATCAGGGCTTTCTATAATCCCTACACTCCAGTCAACACCAA GTTTGAGTTTGGTGCGGCCATCTTCATCGCGTGGGGCGGTTCTCTCCTAGATGTCTTAGGTGGGGCCATGTTGGCTGCTTCTTGTCCAAGGAAGAAGCAAGTGTCCAAGTACCCAGCCATCGGCAGTACCCGCTCAGGCCCTCCAAGCAGCACTAAGGAATATGTCTGA